A window of Danio aesculapii chromosome 16, fDanAes4.1, whole genome shotgun sequence genomic DNA:
TTGAAGAAACAACAGCTTTACTAAACATTACAATGTTACCTTTCAGTATTGGTAAAACAGAAGTTAAACCTGTCTGTATGTCATATAAAATGACATCCacaaattatttatgttttaatcatAATTAAATACACTTTTTGTGTCATTCAACCATTTAATTAAACAtatgcataatatatatacagtgctcagcataattgagtacacccaattttgaaaatgaatatttttatctatttctcagtgaatacagtctggtgcatttaaacaaaacagatttattaaacagatatatttattaaaataatattttagtcaccaaacacatttagaaattgaaagataataaaagtatattaaagcaaaatattaaaaaaaatttacaacctataatattttgacaaaatgtttcttttttttaatttatttttttttttttattgatttttcctcatttttaaatttgtacttaatatttttctaaaacatttaaatttggatGTACTCATTTTTGGGCCGTTATCGTAaggtattttgttagataagctccagatttggtttcagtactgactaatctaatgtacatgcacaaatataatattgtagagcttcctattaaaaatatgaatttaaaagagagatttgtgagacgTGAACTTacatatgctgagcattgtaaaataataataaccttttGCTTAAAAAGTATGCTGCtgtatattacaaataaatgtacttgTTTTGATATCTAATgcaataacatttatatttagtttactgATCAGACCAAACTATATCAAAATAATGCACCTATTTTAACACTTTGATGCATTACATGGGtctaaagcacaggtgtcaaactcagttcctggagggccgcagctctacacagtttagttcaaCCCTaaaaaacacacctgattaattactaattaagtccttcaggcttgtttgaaacctacagataaagctgcggtcacattagagtttgagcatgtgaaattcagTTGTACGGCGTTGCGAAAAGAGGTGGGATTGAACAAAtgattagatattttaaaaagtgagcgattgatccatgttttaaatgactgtacagagaggtcatgttttgatcctcgaatGGTCTCACTCATGCGATTTTGCAtgtcagaattcaccaagcttgaactttgcaacacagcaaactgtgaaacttgtcacacaagcttgcatttcccgtttgacgcattcgtgtgcatgtgaatggaagtctatagggagaaaagtgcagtgtgaacgtagcttTAGTGTGTTAGAGCAGGGTCGGAACTAAACAGAACTTGACACCCCTCGTCTAAAGTGACCCAAATTAATTTATCTTTTCTATACATTAGCAATAAATTAATTTCATCCCCTGAAATTCTTCAATCAACCTTCTTTTGATAGTcaaaagtttttatttacattttttttcttaaattttaaataagaatCTTTTTTGTGACTCTACCCTTCTAATTCATGGCATGGGTCTGAAATTATCCATATTCATTCCGTCAATCGTTGCTAATTTTTTGTTAAAGGATCTCCTAAATAAGTGTTAACCTATAGAGGTCAATGTTacatgttaataaatgtaaataataacttacctaattaccctaacctgcctagttaacctaattagcctagttaagcctttaaatgtcactttaagctgtatagaagtgtcttgaaaaatatctagtcaaatattatttactgtcatcatggcacagacgaaatatatcagttattagaaatgagttactaaaactatcatgtttagaaatgtgttgaaaaaaaatattctcttcgttaaacagaaattgggaaaaaaaataaataaattatttatttattatttcagatgTTATTTAAAAATCTTATCTTTGACTTCCAAAATTAATTTGATGATTAAGACCCATGTTGTGCATTAATCAGTTTTTTCATCTAGCTTTTGAATCAAAAGGTTAAGCTTCATTAATCATTTGGTGATGAAATCATAAACCACCATTATTTCCTATTTCAGAAACTCAGGTTTCCAAGATGAGGATGATTCAAACTAAACTGCATCAGCTGGCAGAAGGACTACGACAAGTCTGGTCCAGGATATGTGCTCTCTACACATCCAACACCACAAAAAGCTGGAAGGAGAAACATCTCCTTTTGTTTACCTGTTTTACAACCAGCTTCATTCTCAGCACCTTCCTCTTCTTCATCCTCCACTTTTCCTTCAGATGCATTCAAGAGGTCTCAGTTCCCCTCACTTGTGTTTTTTGTATAATCTTAACACCAGCAATGTTTTTCTCTGAAAGGATCCGCTGTTTCGGAGCCTTGATACTGATCTCGATGGGTATGAAACAAGTGAAGAGTCTTCTGCTCACATTAGGAACCAGTTCGGTGGTTTTCTTCAACATCCAGAACACATTACAAAACATGAAACTGCTTGCAAAAGGCCTCCTCTGCAACTTAGAAGAGAAATTACTGGATATTAATACTGAGCCCTTaggaaattatattaaaatgctcAAGTGGGTGGGAAAGCAACTTGAGTATTACTTTAAAAGCGTCACGTTAATGAGTTACCAAGCAGATTTTAGGCTTAAAGCAAAGGTGGACTCAGAGAACTTCAAAAATCACCTCAGCCAGGCCGAACAGAACCTAAACCACACAGCGCAGGGTGTGTTAGCATTAGCCAATGCTCTGTCTTCAATAGGAAAGATTGTGTCTCCTGCCATGGGTCTTTTGTTTCTTGTGCTTCTCACGGCTTTATACCTGCGGAGATTTCAGGTagataaaaagtataataatatatacatcacGAAAACGTTTCGCTGCTTTGACGAGCAGCAGAAGGAGGAGGGAAAACCGTGTGTCCTGCCACTCAACAAAAGCGAATCTGAGCGTTATGTCGTGACTCCGTCCATCCGTCCGAGAGGTCGGCAGTGGAAAGCCATGCTGAAGTTCAGTCTTCCCATATTCACCCACTGCCTCACCTGGCTGGTGTTTATCAGTCTGGACGCTCTGATTTACTGGCTTATTGTTGTTTTGAGCAAACGGCTCGGTGAACTGGAGCCACTTCGCGTACCTGTCGGGATAAAAGTTCAGGTAAGAGTGAAAACTGCAGCCgagttgtttaaatttttttaaacatgtaacgTCAGCCAACTTAAAATGATTAGTTCCAAGCTAAGATGATAAATATGTCAACATTTTCTCACCCTCGAGCAATTTCAAACCTCTAATCAACTTATTTTCAACATATTTTGAACACAAATGGAGACTTCCTTGCGACTGGAAAGGTATTAGGGGGTatcctgcattaaaaaaaaaaaaacatgccaaagTAGTTTgatggttcattcctctgtgccgacccctgataaatcaggaactaagctgaaggaaagtggtCGTCTATTTTCTGTCCTTTTGTTGTCTTCACTCAAAATTGTGACAAAATGTTTAGAGAGAGAATCCACATTGAGTTAAGTTTAATCTAAGTCTTGAACACACAAATACAGTTGTATGATAATAggctactttttttgttttgtttgttttaactatACAATCTTATTAATAACCATAACATTGTGTGACATCAAGTACAAGaggaaaaaagaaatttaaataaaagaaaatattaattcattcattttcttttcggcttagtcccgtctATTTTTTACTTTGTGGGTACAtttggctcataaatcacacagaattaagtatattgaaaaataaattatttctgtatattatattatgttaaaaatattcagTCTGTACAGTGTAGATTCATTATGCCAATGGGAACTCCCCATAAAgatggatgtgtgtgtatgtacaataataaacaagaggaaaaaagaaatttaaataaaagaaaatattaattcattcattttcttttcggcttagtcccgttaaTCAGTGttgcacagcagaatgaaccgccaacttatccagcatatgttttacgcagtggatgcccttccagctgcaacccaacaccgtaaaacacccatacacgcttgcatttacacacatacacaatggccaattttgcttattcaatttacctatagcacaagtctttgaactgtgggggaaacccatgggaacacggggagaacatgctaactccacgctgaaacgccaactgactcagccgaggctcgaaccagtgaccttcttgctgtgaggcgattgtgctatccactgtgccactgtgatgcccctaaaaaaaaataaaaaatactaaaataaaatatttaaaaaaacaaaaaatggcgCAGAGgcaaaattatcatattaaataatatttacaaagttATCCTTTtaacatttcacagtttttacacttctttaaaaatattttgcaatGTAGTAATTAAACAATTCTAGTAACAAAGAAAATTCTGCAAATTAGGTAATGATgaagaaaatttacatttgtgaatataatatttatgttatatatagttatgttttgtttgagaaaaataacaaattatatcacgatataaaaaaaaactgataaatcAGACCAAAACACTTTAACATCTGGTCATTTGACAAAAAGATAATCAATCGATTTTTGAGTTACAAAAGACACAATTTGATTTAGATTACCAAATTTAGATGCAATCTTgctactttgttttttttattgagatttaCTGCATTCAAATTCCGTCACAGAAATCTCAAGGTTGAAAAGCCTCAatctgtgtgcgtgcatgcgtatGTGTAGTGTGCCTCCCCACAAGTAGGCTATAGCAGTAAATAACAtaaaattttgaccttgtggggacttttTTTGTCTAAATGAGAAATAACAGCAATAACAGTCTATTTTGACTTTGTGGGGACAgttggctcataaatcacacagaattaagtatattgaaaaatacattatttctgtatattatattatgttaaaaatattcagTCTGTTCAGTGTAGATTCATTATGAcaatgggaagtccccataaagatggatgtgtgtgtatgtatgtgtgtgttttgtgttgtgaCGTGCTTCACAGATGAAATTAAGAAAGCAATACAGTTTTGCCAAATACATGAGAGTAAATGATGGCTCGAATGttttattttggggtaaactcTAAAGAATCTGATTTCAATCTCTTTTATAATcaaattgtataaaaatatccACAGATATTGTACAATCTTTCATTTTCACcttcaataattcatattaattttctATATCCTTTGTTTTGAAAGGAGGCGACATTATTTCTAGGTTTACCTGTTGATGAAAGTACAAAAGGAGCAAACTTCACCTACACAGTGTCTCTGTTTGAGAAGAAGTGTTTGCCTGAACCGGAACTGTGGCTCTTTCAGTCTCTTGTGCCTCTGTCTGTGGTTTTGGCCTTGCTGCTCGTCCTGATTCTGCTGTCATCACAGATGGTCCAGCTCAGGGTTGTGCTGTCTGAGCAGTTTTTCACTGATGTCGCAGAGAAACGTGCTGCATATCTACATGCAAAGATTTTAAGAAAGCGGTGCAAAACTAAAGTGGAAAAACAAGATCTGAAGACTTTAGCTGTGCAGGTTAGTAGGTCTATACTTTTTGGGGGGCATTTTTTGGTAGCAGAATTATTCACTGAacattatggctcgtttccactgactggtacggtacggttggGTACGGGTCacatttatcaggcttgcgtttccactaacaatgGTTCCTTTTTGGtggccgtggtgtatgacagaaagtttcagtcgacgtcattctcgcttgaggaaatttctacaataaagctgtacaggtcattcacatgtcatatgagaagcacttctcacaaaacagacacttcaaacacataaatacttgtgtagaaatgtttattactaacttttcaatgaacatgagttgattataactgcagattaatgacagtgcgaaacagcctactgtaacgtctgtaattatattaaataactaaataaatgaacatatataaacacatacagccccttacagtctccgatatgttaccaactacagaagaacacacagcagacatttcatccgtatttaggttcaaaacaacacaaaatatagcccacagttagtgaaaacctcttatctgtgtctgtaatcttcagcagcacatgtagcctctgttagacagtaattccgtcattcccagttcatattagtccaaaatgtaaagataataagttagttatacatggcattttgttcatgtttgctgaaaaataatgtgctccttttttccagcttctcctttgtttcttcacgcttcactctcgcgtttgtcagtgtctgacaggatcgggtttcaaaagcacatcaataatcaagcgcaggtttttatcatcagctcaagaagtttgttatttcagatataatgttagacgcgcgcgagcgctagcaagaaagcaaaaccgctcgcgccttagactggctcgtaaaaaactacggggcacagggtaaatctgctcttcttcttggctttgtggctgttcatccagacgacgacaaggtttgtttgagcccagatcgaccatggctcattattatatgtatttataattccgctataatctcttgCTGTGTATTtgaaacatggcgggttttttgttttcattctggcttgttgcgtaagcgaatgacgaatctctgtaaaccaatagcgttcagctgcgcgtttggtaccctttctcatgtttagtaccctttcgaaagggtgccgaaaaagtggtacggtacggttcggttcggtacgctttttgactgtggaaacggccattaaagcgtaccaaaccgaaccgtaccgtaccgtaccactcagtggaaacaggccattagtgtctaaaaatatttttgaaattaaaggtgcagcatgtaagtttgacacccagtgtctgaactaggtattgcattcctgaatCAAAACAAATGCGAGCctgacgatcgagcctaaaggctgatttaagttgtgttttaaaaaaaaaacaacggcacgcaatagaaggaataatctccatattaaaagagtttttgttctaaccaacacctcaaatttatatgcctaattaacctaacttgcctagttaacctagttaagcctttaaatgtcactttaagctgtatataagtgtcttgaaaaatatttagtcaaatattatttactgtcatcatggtaaagataaaataaatcagttattagaaatgagtagcctaattaaaattattatgtttggaaatgtggtatatgtatatatttattcacatttaggGCGACACTGTGCACACTGGGTAGCGCTCTCGCTTCAtaccaagaaggtcgctagttgaAGCCtgtgctgggtcagttggcatttctgtgtggagtttgcatgttctccccatgttggcgagggttttctccgggtgctccgattttccccagtccaaagacatatgatGCATGAAATCTCTTATAGCTTATAACTGAAAACATCCGTATTTATGTTCTTGCTGTAAACACTGTGATGTAGATTGtatttaactaattattatttttcattttattgcagCCTGATTTCTGGTGCCCATTACTCTTCCATAAGCACAGGACAGATTCTGACGTTGTTTGAAGTCTCCTAATCAGGCATAATCACAGGTTTGAGTACTTGAGGAAAACACACCATTTACAGTGTACTATAGCATTGCTCTGTCtgcagaaagtttttttttttgtggtgacCAAACACAGTGGTCAGCAGATATTGTAGCCAGTGTTATAGGCCATGATAGAGATTAGTTTGTGCTGACCAAGGAGCCTTAGTGGTCATCAATAATAAGCAACTATAGGACGATTATCTTCATTTAACTTATGGGCTTAACTTTCCTGTAGATTCACTGGCAATGGGACCTGTACCATATAAGCTATAGATTAGCCTAtagccagttaagtttcagttcagtttgcaCCAATTCTGAGTTTTAGGTACCATGAAAGTACCTTCAGATGTGTGTCTGTACCTACACGAGCAAACAAACTCAAACTAAAGTGAAATTCAGTCTCTTATGCTCATAAAAGCTGCATTTAATCAGCAGTATTGCGAAatgttattacatatatatatatatatatatatatatatatatatatatatatatatatatatatatatacacacatacacacgcatactgttgaagtcagaattattagccccctgtttatttttttccccaatttctgtttaacggagagaagattttctcaacacatttctaaacataatagttttaataactcatttctaataactgatttgttttatctttgtcatgatgacagtaaataatatttgactagacacttttcaagacacttctatacagcttaaagtgacatttaaaggcttaactaggttaattaggttaactaggcaggttagggtaattaggcaagttattgtataacgatggtttgttctgtggactatcggaaaaaaaatagcttaaaggggctaataattttgtccataaaatggtgtttaaaaaaaatttaaaactgcttttattctagccaaaataaaacaaataagactttctccagaaggaaaaaaaaaaaaaaaaaaaatatatatatatatatatatatatatatatatatatatatatatatatatatatatatatatatatatattcttgttgATAGTGAAGCTGAAatgtcagcatcattactccattCTTCAGTGTTGAATTATTctttcattaaatcatttttagGATTTCATATTGTAATTTCTATTAACATCTCTTATTGtaatcaaaaatgtttaaaacattgtGCTGCTTAATCGTTTGTGGAAACTGAGATTGTaagaattatttcatttaatgaggatcatgaatatatatatatatatatatatatatatatatatatatatatatatatatatatatatatatatatatagatataataaacTGAGcaataatgtataatatttttaaaatatttgtcattaAATATGAGAGACTTGCAAAACATGGTGTGctgtatagttttttattttttcatttaaaaagtaattaaaaaaatgtatatacattttcagagggaaaaaagaaaaacgaaaaaaaatcacattctgTATTTGGCAGTTTGGCCATGATCATTGATTGttgttcataaataaaatataagtcgttttttattatttcctaGCAGAAAATTTTTTGACTGTACACTACCTGGTAAAAgttttgtcgtcgatcccagttgtaagggcaacaaataataacgtgacttctagttgatcatttggaaaagtggcagaaaggagatttttctgatgaatcatctgttaaactgcatcccaatcatcacaaatactgtagaagacctattggatCGCGCATAAACCAAACACTCTCACAGAAATCATTGTTtaggattacattcagtatgggggtgtgcgagagatctgcagagtggatggcaacatcaacagcctgaggtataagATATTTGTGCCGCTCATCAcaaacattacaaaccacaggagagggcaaattcttcaacaggatagcgctccttctcatactttagcctccacatcaacgtTCATGAAAGCAAAgagggtcaaggtgctccaggattggccagcccagtcaccaggtatgaacattattgagtaagtctagggtaagatggaggaggcattgaaaatgaatctaaagaatctcgatgaactctgggagtcctgcatgaacgctttctttgtcattccagatgactttattaataagttatttgagtcattgcagagatgtatggatgcagtcctccaggcTGAtgtgagtcatacacaatattaattcttgttccactgcaccatgactttatattctatactgtacatttatttctgttaagtgacaagacttttgcctcaGCAAAGTTTaggaccttactgtcctaatcaaataatTCGAAATCAAGggattatcatattttattttggtaaaataagcataatccagaggcctttgcctttcatataagccacttctgataccaaataatcaactagaagtcaagttattatttgttgttcctaaaacttggataggcgacaagacttttgtcagatagtgtatattGTTCTAGAGagctgaaggaaagtgattgATTGAGTGTTCTAGAGAGTGGTATAAAGTTCAAATGTGTCCTAAAAACAGTTTTATGGAGCAATGCAATGCTTtctgtgattttcaaaagttctTTGGGGACTTTGAAGTTTCTTCTGTGGCATTAGAGTGTGAGGCATTTTTGCTAGCTATAACTGCAGCCTTGCGTTTAAAAAGTATAAACTGAATGTACTGCACATCCATCTTAGTTTTCCTTCATGATTCAGAACTATTGTTTCAGACCAATAGATATGATTTCTCCAGTGTACGGTTCTCTGCATACAGCACTCGGCGTTCcaacctaaaaaaacaacaatagacAAAAATAGGTAACCTACAGGGCCTAATTTTGCCCAGTTTACTCCCCTTATTATAAAAGTTTTTGTCAATGGAATCACAAAACCTTACACTACTACTTTCAACcactttcttttaattttttgagGGGAGGATCTATGGGTATGGATGAGCTTTTTCTAATCTTGTGATCTGATACTGTAAAATGAGCTTGCATAATTGACAAAAATGCAAAAAGCAGAGAGAAACATGGAAAGCAGTGAATTTAGTTTCTCCTCTGATGTCCACAAAACAACCCTGAACACTGTAGACGCTTGTTTTAGAATCAGGACCGTTAAGAGAACATTGTTCAATGTTCTGATGTTGCATAATATTTAAGAATAATGCCAAATACATTTCTCCTACTGTACCACTGCATGTGGTCTAAATTGGAAAAGCTCAACATGTTTTAGACCATGTTAACACCTGTATTTATTTTGTGAACATATTGACAAAAACACATCTTAAAGATATAGTTAACCCAAAAGGAACCATCAAAGACAATATTTGGAAAATTTGTAGAAACCTAACCATTAACTTCAatggtaagaaaaacaaatactacggaagtcagtggttacaaatgtacaacatttttctaaatagaAAAGAAAGTCAAAGAGGTTTGTGACAAGCGaaaggtgtgtaaatgatgacagaattttcagttttgggtgaactatccctttactacATATACTAAACAGGGCCATAGAGCATAGTCTAAATCTGTCTTACCTTTTCCCGTTGATTTATTCTCTTGTACACAAATTCAGCGAAGGGTTTGCGTGGGATATATCGTCCCTCACCCGGGTTTGTGAACAGTTTGCCATTTTCATAAACCACTTTCCCCCTGGAAATTGTGACCACTGGAACCCCATGACACTGCATTCCCTCAAAGATGTTATAATCCACAGCCTGGTGGTGAGTCTTTGCTGAAATCACCCTAAGATTAAGCACAAAAAGCAGATATATATGCATCTTAATGTAAAACGTGCTGCATTCGTTGAATATCAGCTGTTTTGCTCATCTCTAATCATGATGTATTGAAACAAATCAGATTAATCCATCAGCAGAACAACATCTGAGCCCATTCAGTAAAATAGCAAACCACAGTTTTCCTCCAAAATCTGTTGTTTTGTATATTCAGCTATTTTCCCCCTCCACTGTTGAATCAGCAGAGTTCAAAGAATGAGCTCTGAGTGGCCATCTGTCTCTAAAACTGAGACAAAACAGCAAAAACAGAATGAAGATGAcagcttttgtgttcaaaagataaTTTAGGAAGACAGTAAAACTTGTggataatagataataataataatagatttcaTTATGTGATGGAAATTGGCTTTTCGTACTACATTTGTCTTAATTtcgattaattcatttattatgaataaaaatgtagtGCCTGCACTACCATTTCATATATAATTTGTTGCATCTATTATAATGCTATGAAAGACAAATATTTCAGCAATTCAATATGATAAATGCTACAGTATGGGAAAAGAAATGTTGCAAACACTTATTTCCTTTTGaatatactttttatttcattttgaatatGGTAAATTGTcctaaattatataatataatatacactcactgtccactttattaggtataccttacaagtaccgggttggaccccttttgccttcagaactgccttaatccttcgtggcacagattcaacaaggtactagaaatattcctcagagattttagtccatattgacatgatttgtcagctgcacatccatgatgcaaatcgcccattccaccacatcccaaaggtgctcaattggattgagtactggtgattgaggaggccatttgagtacagagaactcattgtcatgttcaagaaaccagtctgagatgattcgcgctttatgacatggcgtattatcctgatggaagtagccattataacatgggtacactgtggt
This region includes:
- the LOC130243354 gene encoding dendritic cell-specific transmembrane protein, which gives rise to MRMIQTKLHQLAEGLRQVWSRICALYTSNTTKSWKEKHLLLFTCFTTSFILSTFLFFILHFSFRCIQEVSVPLTCVFCIILTPAMFFSERIRCFGALILISMGMKQVKSLLLTLGTSSVVFFNIQNTLQNMKLLAKGLLCNLEEKLLDINTEPLGNYIKMLKWVGKQLEYYFKSVTLMSYQADFRLKAKVDSENFKNHLSQAEQNLNHTAQGVLALANALSSIGKIVSPAMGLLFLVLLTALYLRRFQVDKKYNNIYITKTFRCFDEQQKEEGKPCVLPLNKSESERYVVTPSIRPRGRQWKAMLKFSLPIFTHCLTWLVFISLDALIYWLIVVLSKRLGELEPLRVPVGIKVQEATLFLGLPVDESTKGANFTYTVSLFEKKCLPEPELWLFQSLVPLSVVLALLLVLILLSSQMVQLRVVLSEQFFTDVAEKRAAYLHAKILRKRCKTKVEKQDLKTLAVQPDFWCPLLFHKHRTDSDVV